CCAGTAtggctgtgcacacctgtgatttcatttcctggcattggagacaggaggatcaggagttccatGTCAGTTAGGgtgacatgagaccctgtctcccaaagtACATAGGGTACATGATATGGCTCAGTCAGCAGAGTGCTGGCGTTGCAAGTGTCTGGGCCTGAGTTCTATGCCAAGAGCCCACATAAAAACCCAGGTgtggagctggagtgatggctgagcactggctgttcttccagaggttctgagttcaattcccatcacccacatggtagcttgcaaccatctataatgggatataatgtcctcttctggcgtgtaagcatacacgcaggcagaacgctgtatatatgataaatcttaaaaatgaaacaagccgggcggtggtggcgcatgcctttaatcccagcactcgggaggcagaggcaggcggatctctgtgagttagagaccagcctggtctacaagagctagttccaggacaggctccaaaaccacagagaaaccctgtctcgaaaaaaacaaaaaaccaaaaatgaaacaaaacaggggctggagagatggctcagaggttaagagcattgcctgctcttccaaaggtcctgagttcaattcccagcaaccacatggtggctcacaaccatctgtaatggggtctggtgccttcttctggcctgtaggcacacacacagacagaatattgtatacagaataaataaatattttaaaaaaatgaaacaaaacaaaaaatctgggtgtggcaTATATGCTTCATTTCAGCTCTTGAACGGGGGAGACAGGAACATCCCTGGGGCTCGCCGGCCAGTCTAGCCTGCTTGTAAAGTTTTAGTCCAGTGAGAAaccctcacaaaacaaaacaaaaaacgaagGTTGCAGGCTGCAGAGAAAGCTGTCAAGAGTGTGTATTGAGGGGGCATGGTGCCATtccccttcaatcccagccctggggaggcagaggcagacaggtctgaACGTTCAAGACCCTctcttagaaataaaaagtattttttcaagaccaagtttccctgtgtagccctggttgtcctggaactaactctgtacaCCTGAgtggcctccaactcataaatccacgtgcctctgcctcccaagtgatgggattaaaggcatgcatcacaaTGTTAAgctcaaaaatgtttaaaagaatgtaTATTGCTGTTTCtagaggaccggagttcagttcttagcatccATGTAGGTGACTCATTTCCACTCCTACGCCATTCATTGCCAAGGGCcctcctcttctggcatccatagGCGTTGAACTTATATcacacagtctctctcttccccaagcTCATGGCCTCTTGGGACTCTGTGCAAGACCCTCTCCTCACCCTGTCCTGTTGGTTATTGCCTAGGTGGGCAGGGCCCCCAACGTAGTCATGGTGTTTGACTGCTCCATGGAGACCATGGTGCGCAGAGTGTTGCAACGTGGACAGGTGGAGCACCGGGCAGACGATTCAGAATCGACCATCCACAAGCGTCTAGAAACATACTACACCCTGTGTGAGCCCGTCCTGGCCTTCTACCAGCAAAAGAACCTTCTGCGAAATGTGGGTACCTGGAAGAAGGCCCCGCTTAGCCACTTTGAAATGAGGGGATTctatttcatgtagcccaggctggcccagaactcatgtctccccagcactgacagATGTGAGCCACTGGATGTGCTTAGCTCCTGAAAGCACAATGGGGTCCCAATGCTGCACCTGTATAGCTATGAAGCCCTGATGCTGCCCATATGTCTGGCTCAGCACAGGGGTGTTAGGTAAGGGACATTGGTGGTGTTCTCATCTCTGTGGGAACAAGCATTGGAGACTCTGCCTTCTGCTCCCTGTACCCATGGGGTCTCAACTCCCCCCACACCCATTGCTGTTACCCAGGCTGCAAACCTGCTCACATCAGGGCTTGCCTTGAAGCAGTTATGGGTGCATAGATCTTGCCATGAGCTGTACCCTTGACCCCATGGCTTCCTTCCCCTAGATCTTGGCTGAAGAAGCCCCCGAGAGCATTTTTGCCAAGTGCTGCTTGGTCATTGAGAGTCTGCAGTGAGGCAGGAAGGGGCCAACGTCCATCCCCCACAGTACACAGGACCCAGGTCTGTGAGGTGAGACCTTGGTGATTACAGGGCCCCTTGTGGGCAGAGGGCACTTAACACAGCCAGAGGGGAACTACCTTCACCTAGAGGTGGCAACTGTCACTGCATCATGTGGACACTGGTCATTTTATAGTGTGCCATCGTCTGCAAGGGGTCTGAAGGCAGCTTTGGAGAGTGGGTTCCTTTGGGCCTTGATGCTGTGGCCCAtaagcccctccccccatctgGCTGGGGTTCCAGGGGAGTCAATGCACCTGATTTTGGGACCAGCACTTTCACCTGCTATGCCATCTCCCTGTCCCTGACTGATTTTCATCACAAAAGGGAACTTCACAGGCTGGCACACTGCCTTAGAGCCCTTGGCACTACCCACTTTGTCCATGTATCCCAAGTGGCTTTCACTCATGCAGGCCTGACCTCTACTTCCCATTCAGTATTAGCCACACAAAGGCAAGTCAGGCCTGTGCCCCAATGGGATGTTTCCACAAGGCAGCCTTAGTGACAAGTGTGGCCACATCCATGGGAACATGCGCCCCGGGGACCATCCTCAGTGGCTGGTTCCCCAGGTCCCAGAGGGAAAGAGTACAGACAGCTGGGCAGGCTCCCCAAAAGGAACAGGACCACACTCACTCATCACCTCTACCCCACTCACCCTGTGTGTAATGAAAAGGGACGTCGGGAAAAGGCAAACTGTCTCctaaaaaaacaagacaaaatcccCACAGGAAGCCGCTCACCTCCACCGTCACCCCTCCACCATCACCAGGGTTAAATTCACAACATCTACAAAGGTCATCTGCTGCAGAGGTCTACTTGAAGGGTGGAAGACAGACGGCAGCCAGTAAGACACGGGAAGGTTTTGTTACCATTTATTTGTGAAGTTAAAAACGAGcgataaaaagtaaaaactgccatacaatttttttgttgttttgttctcattttctcaGTTTATCTCATCCTCAACAGATGACAACGTACCAGGCCAGtcctggggttggggtgggtaTGGGGCGGAgccagggaagagcagaggggagaaagggagagaggagatacAGATGGGCAGGGCAGGAGGGGCCTGCGACACCCACACCTGGTCCAAGGAATGTTCCAACTCTAACTAAAAAACGAAAAACAGAGATAGCAAGAGtgacttgtttctttcctttaaaaagtttatttaaaaacaagaataggCCCCGGGCAGTAGGGAGGAAGTGAGCCGCTTCCCTCAGAGGGTGGGCTCAGAGGCTGGGGGATAGagatttatatatttctatatatatatcattttataGGTTTTGTTCTGCTctttgtgatttaatttttaaacttttttttttggcagaggtTAAATTCTCGCTATTTTCTAAGGCTGGCTCAACATGAAGGATCCCGGTTTTGGAAGGAAAAAGATGTGAGACACACAGAATGAGAGAGGGAACGCCTCAGCATGAGGGGGACCCCCCTGCACCCGGGCAGCATTGCTCTCTCACCAAACCAATCAAATTATAGAAACCAATAAAAGCCCCCAAATGGAACAAAAATGgagggaaaaaatattttcacagatGAAGTTCATATCCATTTGCTTCAATTGCCTgcggagagggagagacaggaatggTCATGGCAGGAGGGCGGCGGGGCTGCAAGAGGCTGCGACTCCAGGCAGCCGGCCAGGAGGCCGGACCCAAGCCCGCACATGCCAGGCAGGGGGCTGTGGCTGTCTGTCTTGGGGACTCTGCTGAAGTCAGACTGCTCCTTGgtggaagagaagcagaggaagaggaggaggaggggtctgcagcagaagccagaggcatggAAGGGGCACACAAGGGAGAAGTgccagggtggggaggagggggcagaggagggaggcgGCGGCTCGGCGTCACAACATTCAGATCATGGTGTCCCCACAACACCCCTGTGAGGTAGGTTGGAAGGTGGCAACGATCGTCATGCCCACTTCACAGACAAGACTGGGACACAGAGGCAAGTGCACTAGAGGTGGCCTTGCCAGGCAGGGAGGGCCCAGTCCCCTCAGTGGGTTCCCCTCCACCCCAGCAGAGCCAAGGCCGCCTGCAACACGCAGTTACTTGGACATGGGGGATAAGGatggtgtctttaaaaaaataaaagaataaaaaagaacaaaacccaaaatagtGATgctgagaaggggaaaaaaaatagacattttcttCCCAAGTGGCCAGATTTTGAGCGAGCGGGTTCGGCAACCGGCATGGCACCCAGTACAATCCCCACTTCCTGCCCCCACCCGGGACACCCCAGCAGTTCAGAGTTCCACCTTTTCGGCCGGTGCCCCCAGCACCCGACAACGTTGCACCAACAGCGGCTGCGGCTGCTGGAGGAGCCTCTTCCGTGAGCCTCTGGACCCAGCAGGCGGGCGCTTCCCAGCGGCGGGGCTGCGGGGCTCCGGGAGACTCTGGCCACGCGCCCGAGGCTGGCATCAAGGGCACACCCCGCAGGGGAAAGGGTTTCCGGCGCTACCCACTAAGGCAGGATGGACGGTGGCCGGGggttggaaggagaaaggaggaggaggagggtggcagTTCCCACTTGCCTGCTGCTGTCCCTGCTGGGTGGGAGGTGGCTGTGGGCCACCAGGGCCTGGGGTCTGTCCGTAGTAAGCGGCCTGCTGTCTGTAATACTCAGCCCAGGCGGCGCTGTAGTCGGGCTGGGAACCAGGAGGTGCTCCAGGACCCCCACCAGTGGCCACTTGCGCTATAGGCAGAGAGGACAATGAGCGGCTGGCGGAAGAACCCACACCCACGCGCAGCCCCATCCCCGGTCCCACCCAGCAGCTCACCTTGCTTCTTGTAGTATTCTTCCCAGGCCTTGGTGTAGTCCTGCTGTGGGGGCGCACCAGGTTGCTGGGGCTGCTGGCCTGAAGAACAGGGTGTCAGGGCAGCTGGATCCTGTGTGCAATACCCTACTGCTCCCTGGCACTGAACTTACCAATTTTCTTGTAATACTCTTCCCAGGCCTTGGTATAATCCGACTGGCCAGTGGGCGGAGGCTGGGGGGGCTCCCCCTGCGCAGGTGGGGCTGCAGGGGCTGGGGCAGGGCCTGGCACAGGGCCCGGGGGTTGCTGGTAGTAGTGGGAGTAGTAGGCGGCCCAGGCAGCATTGGGGtctgcagctgctgcagcagctTTGTCTACAGGAAGAGATGTCGGTTGAGGGAGGGCACAACAGTTGGTCCAATGTCACCCCCAAATCTCCTACACTGTACTGACACTTACTTGGGTCATGGGGAGCAGGTGGTTGCCACTGGGGGTAGGTATTGCCCCAGCCCTGAGGCGGGTACTGATGAGGAGGGGGACCACCGGCACTgtaggggaggagagaggtagTCATGAGAGCTGGCTCAAGAGTGTGTGATATGGAAGTCCCTACCACACTTAAAGCTGGGGCTGACCAAGATCAAATGCAGAGCAGTCTCTCAGGGCACCTATCAAACAGGCTGAACACAACCCCTCCTGTGCTTGAGGGGCAGGGCTGAGACAGGGCCTGTCCCTCCTGTGCCAGGGGCTCCACAAGCCCATACACAACCCAGAAAGCCAATGAATACTCACTGTGGGGGTGCTCCTGGAGGCCCCTGGTTGAAGGGCCCAGGGTTGAAAGGCCCCATAGGTCCAGCAGGGCCTGGTCCTCCAGGGCCTGGTCCAACTGGGCAGAGGGGACCCTGAAGGAAAAAGTGGCAGCTGTGGTGAGCGGaccaaggtggggggggggcacctttAACAGCACCCCATGGAACTCACCTCTATCTTCTCCTCAATGAGCTGCTTTGCATGGTCAATCTGCTGGGGCGAGCCCCGGATGACGAACAACTTGAAGTTGGGGTCCCCATTGGGTGGCAGCTGCCGAGATATCTCTACAAAGGCGCCCGTCTGCTGGTTAATGGCCTTCACATTCTCACCACCTGGGATGTGGGATGACAGCTAGTGAAGGACTGACAAGCGCAgaaccaggcaggaaagaaagggcagagagcCTCAGGGACTCACCTCGGCCAATGACCAAGCCACACTTGTGGGTAGGAATGGAGAAGGTCATCTCTCCTCCAGGAGGGCCCCAGTTGCCTTGGCCCCGGCCCCGACCCCGGCCCCCAGGGGGCATGCCAGGGGCCCCTGGAGGACCTGGGGGCCCACTCCGAAGGCTCTGAAGGAGGTCATTGATGATCCGGGCTGCATGCTCACACCGATCTGGAGGCCCCATGATGTGAGCAATCTTCTCAGGGCCTGTCCCGTCATCTGACAGTCACACCAAGAAACAGTTACTTAAAGCAAAGTCAAGCTTCCTGACTCCGCCTTAGTTCGAGATCAGCTTCCCTGACTTGCTGCCAACATGCAGGTGGACTTTTGCCCAGAACATGCCCATCCTTTCAGCGTGGCATGAGTGTCTTCCCACCTTTGGGGTCCACAGAACTAGCTAAACTTGGGGAGACAATGGTTTCCGAAAAGCAACCAACAGGAACTGGGCATCAACCTTCCATAAGCACTGAGGGCCTGCGAGAGGCAGGGGCAACACTAGTGCCTGGGCCAAGATGGTGCCCACTGACCTTGCTTGAACTGGATGCGTACACCAGCGTCATTCTGGATCTTCTTGATCATCTCTCCACTCCGGCCAATGACCACACCAACTGAATGCCGGGGTACAGGTACCTGGGAGGCCAGGAGGCATAGGGTCAGCCGGTGAGGCCCTAGCTctgccctgctcctgctgcccaCCTCTCTGGAGTGCTTGCCCTTACATCAATGCCTCCTCCAACTCGAGATCCGTACTCATTGCGGTCCCCAAAGCCGCCCTGGTCACGTTCTCGCAGGATGTCCATCACCATCTCACAGGCTTGCTGTGGACACACAACATCGCACAATGGGTACAGGCAAGTGTACTGCTCCAGCACTGCCCCCACACCTGTAAGGGTCCTCCACATCCCTTAAAGAGGTGTTCACCCCAAGGAAGAAGCCGAAGGGTTAAGGAAAGAATGCTGCTGCCAGCAGCAAGGTAAGACCCTAGAGCCGGCCTGACAGTGGAGCCTTCCAGAGACCATGCTATCTGGGCACTCACCTGCACTTTG
This portion of the Microtus ochrogaster isolate Prairie Vole_2 unplaced genomic scaffold, MicOch1.0 UNK98, whole genome shotgun sequence genome encodes:
- the Khsrp gene encoding far upstream element-binding protein 2 produces the protein MSDYSTGGPPPGPPPPAGGGGGAAGAGGGPPPGPPGVHSEGVPESQTLHWTRVGSFGGRRVPTLNLHQIAAKIGGDAATTVNNNTPDFGFGGQKRQLEDGDQPDSKKLASQGDSIGSQLGPIHPPPRTSMTEEYRVPDGMVGLIIGRGGEQINKIQQDSGCKVQISPDSGGLPERSVSLTGAPESVQKAKMMLDDIVSRGRGGPPGQFHDNANGGQNGTVQEIMIPAGKAGLVIGKGGETIKQLQERAGVKMILIQDGSQNTNVDKPLRIIGDPYKVQQACEMVMDILRERDQGGFGDRNEYGSRVGGGIDVPVPRHSVGVVIGRSGEMIKKIQNDAGVRIQFKQDDGTGPEKIAHIMGPPDRCEHAARIINDLLQSLRSGPPGPPGAPGMPPGGRGRGRGQGNWGPPGGEMTFSIPTHKCGLVIGRGGENVKAINQQTGAFVEISRQLPPNGDPNFKLFVIRGSPQQIDHAKQLIEEKIEGPLCPVGPGPGGPGPAGPMGPFNPGPFNQGPPGAPPHAGGPPPHQYPPQGWGNTYPQWQPPAPHDPNKAAAAAADPNAAWAAYYSHYYQQPPGPVPGPAPAPAAPPAQGEPPQPPPTGQSDYTKAWEEYYKKIGQQPQQPGAPPQQDYTKAWEEYYKKQAQVATGGGPGAPPGSQPDYSAAWAEYYRQQAAYYGQTPGPGGPQPPPTQQGQQQASGNCHPPPPPFSFQPPATVHPALVGSAGNPFPCGVCP